One genomic segment of Mesoterricola silvestris includes these proteins:
- a CDS encoding QcrA and Rieske domain-containing protein, protein MPGWKSLFPVDLAEEGRLSRREFARFLALVSAGFTGGIGYLALRKKPLDGAPADSTMEVKVCRAGDVAPGNSFLFTYRDPQDRCILVRTPGDQWRAYRQTCTHLGCAVRWDGRGLECPCHNGRFEVEQGFPTAGPPTRPLSRLRVEERDGDIWVVGDLPKPGEGSPA, encoded by the coding sequence ATGCCCGGCTGGAAATCCCTATTCCCCGTGGACCTGGCCGAGGAGGGCAGGCTCTCCCGGCGCGAGTTCGCGCGGTTCCTGGCCCTGGTGAGCGCGGGCTTCACCGGCGGCATCGGGTACCTGGCACTGCGGAAGAAGCCCCTGGACGGCGCCCCCGCGGATTCCACGATGGAGGTCAAGGTCTGCCGCGCCGGGGACGTGGCCCCCGGCAACAGCTTCCTGTTCACCTACCGGGACCCCCAGGACCGCTGCATCCTGGTGCGCACCCCCGGGGACCAGTGGCGCGCCTACCGCCAGACCTGCACCCACCTGGGCTGCGCGGTGCGGTGGGACGGCAGGGGCCTGGAGTGCCCCTGCCACAACGGCCGCTTCGAGGTGGAGCAGGGCTTCCCCACGGCGGGCCCCCCCACGCGGCCCCTGTCGCGGCTCCGGGTGGAGGAGCGGGACGGGGACATCTGGGTGGTGGGCGACCTGCCCAAGCCCGGGGAAGGGAGCCCGGCATGA
- a CDS encoding DUF6755 family protein has protein sequence MNRSVFTGAALAVVLLVVLIQAYLFETVLGAVLDGSRGMLPGAFLVSLALTAVALVLAFKAKDLDNRN, from the coding sequence ATGAACCGCTCCGTCTTCACCGGCGCCGCCCTGGCCGTGGTGCTCCTGGTGGTGCTCATCCAGGCCTACCTCTTCGAGACCGTCCTGGGGGCGGTCCTGGACGGGTCCAGGGGGATGCTCCCGGGGGCCTTCCTCGTCTCCCTCGCCCTGACCGCCGTGGCCCTGGTGCTGGCCTTCAAGGCCAAGGACCTGGACAACCGCAACTGA
- a CDS encoding MFS transporter, with protein MPKIASWDPEDPVAWEAGNRSVAWRNLAVSIPALLVAFSVWMFWSILAVRMRDAGFPFSPAQLFTLISIAGLSGATLRIPSAFLVPLAGGRNTVAVTTGLLVVPALGAGLALRDVHTPFSTFAVLATLSGIGGGNFASSMANVPGFFPKRLAGTALGLNGGLGNLGVSVMQLVIPSIIGVGLFGALGGRPPLYLANGALVWVPVLVLLTGAAWAFMDNLPGQDAEPLGPALLRILGLHALGLAVSAAGVWLLLAFRLGLGAQVGVLLGTILASLGLLKLIPGRVRERLRTQFALFRKPDTWGLTVLYLGTFGSFIGFSGALPLLINVVFGRLPNGLVNAHAPRAMAYAWLGPLVGSLFRPVGGWLADKWKGSHVAQLSFVLMALGALGVARCVVLAQGAPAPEAFFPPFLGLFLLLFVATGLGNGAVFQMAPHVTEPGMAAPTVGWISAIAAYGSFLVPAIFRIQVDAGAPQRALHLFTAFYAGCVLLNAWRYARRR; from the coding sequence ATGCCGAAAATCGCATCCTGGGATCCGGAGGATCCCGTCGCCTGGGAGGCCGGGAACCGGTCCGTGGCCTGGCGGAATCTCGCGGTCTCCATCCCGGCCCTGCTCGTGGCCTTCTCGGTGTGGATGTTCTGGTCCATCCTCGCGGTGCGCATGAGGGACGCGGGGTTCCCGTTCTCGCCCGCGCAACTCTTCACGCTCATCAGCATCGCGGGGCTCTCGGGGGCCACCCTGCGGATTCCCAGCGCCTTCCTGGTGCCCCTGGCGGGGGGGAGGAACACGGTCGCCGTGACCACGGGGCTGCTGGTGGTGCCGGCCCTGGGGGCGGGGCTGGCGCTGAGGGACGTGCATACGCCGTTTTCCACCTTCGCCGTCCTGGCGACGCTCTCGGGCATCGGCGGGGGGAACTTCGCCTCCAGCATGGCCAACGTGCCGGGGTTCTTCCCGAAGCGGCTGGCGGGGACGGCCCTGGGGCTCAACGGAGGGCTGGGGAACCTGGGGGTCAGCGTCATGCAGCTGGTGATCCCGTCCATCATCGGCGTGGGCCTGTTCGGGGCCCTGGGGGGGAGGCCTCCCCTCTACCTGGCCAACGGGGCCCTGGTGTGGGTGCCGGTGCTGGTGCTCCTCACGGGGGCCGCGTGGGCGTTCATGGACAACCTGCCGGGGCAGGACGCCGAGCCCCTGGGGCCGGCCCTCCTCCGGATCCTGGGGCTGCACGCGCTGGGGCTGGCGGTGTCGGCGGCGGGGGTGTGGCTGCTGCTGGCCTTCAGGCTGGGCCTGGGGGCCCAAGTGGGGGTGCTGCTGGGGACCATCCTGGCCTCCCTGGGGCTGCTCAAGCTCATCCCGGGGCGGGTGCGGGAGCGGCTCAGGACCCAGTTCGCGCTGTTCCGCAAGCCGGACACCTGGGGGCTGACGGTGCTGTACCTGGGCACCTTCGGCAGCTTCATCGGTTTCAGCGGGGCCCTGCCCCTCCTCATCAACGTGGTCTTCGGCCGGCTCCCGAACGGCCTGGTGAACGCCCACGCGCCCCGGGCCATGGCCTACGCCTGGCTGGGGCCCCTGGTGGGCAGCCTCTTCCGGCCCGTGGGCGGTTGGCTGGCCGACAAATGGAAGGGCAGCCACGTGGCCCAGCTCTCCTTCGTGCTCATGGCCCTGGGGGCCCTGGGCGTGGCGCGCTGCGTGGTGCTGGCCCAGGGGGCCCCCGCCCCCGAGGCCTTCTTCCCGCCCTTCCTGGGCCTCTTCCTCCTGCTCTTCGTGGCCACGGGCCTGGGCAACGGGGCCGTGTTCCAGATGGCGCCCCACGTCACCGAACCCGGCATGGCCGCGCCCACCGTGGGCTGGATCTCGGCCATCGCCGCCTACGGCAGCTTCCTGGTGCCGGCGATCTTCCGGATCCAGGTGGACGCGGGCGCGCCCCAGCGCGCCCTGCACCTGTTCACGGCCTTCTACGCCGGGTGCGTCCTGCTCAACGCCTGGAGATACGCACGGCGGCGCTAA
- the coaE gene encoding dephospho-CoA kinase (Dephospho-CoA kinase (CoaE) performs the final step in coenzyme A biosynthesis.) yields the protein MTTLNKRLVEAPYPVVGLTGGIAAGKTYASKRLKVLGWEIINADQVAREVVEPGTPGLAALVQAFGAGILGEAGTLDREKMAGLVFSDPANRERVEAILHPLIETRLSDKLRALPADVKGVVLDAALWVERGQAHIFDALWVVDAPEEIRLKRLMERDGLDTARAMDRIYAQSAGAEKLLHADQVFHNDGRDLDESLHRAEENLLAHWKTARSRKWRPPMAAPFDPAQLRAVLEALLGRGGDYGEIFVEHRRACGLGMDDGRMEDVAAGETFGVGLRLMDGETTRFADLIAPTAEELLDAAHTLAAPGAGVAAEIPELVPQLLPKPSPIEREPTAVPLPEKVDLVRRAEYIARRRAEALRPGALRQVAVGYGDSTQSVWIASAERVDGAWSATLTEDRRIQSVLRVNVTAGAGDLLQTGYQALGQTRGFELFHSQEVERTVHEAVRLAIQALDAQPAPAGTFPVILSSSAGGTMIHEACGHGLEADLALAGVSAFSGKLGQKVAADSVTIIDDGTLPHKRGSSACDDEGRAAQRVVLIENGVLKSYLQSRKTARRMGVEPTGNGRRENYRHIPIPRMRNTFLAPGQEDPQAILKDLDRGLLVKHMGGGQVDTVTGNFVFQVTEGYWVEGGVVRHPVRNATLTGCGPTVLKEITRIGRDLDHFDIGTCGKDGQGVPVSDALPTILCPALVVGGTAEPFPSVI from the coding sequence ATGACAACCTTGAACAAGCGCCTGGTGGAGGCCCCCTACCCCGTCGTGGGTCTCACGGGGGGCATCGCCGCCGGCAAGACCTATGCATCCAAGCGCCTGAAAGTCCTGGGCTGGGAGATCATCAACGCCGACCAGGTGGCCCGCGAGGTGGTGGAGCCCGGCACCCCGGGCCTGGCCGCCCTGGTGCAGGCCTTCGGCGCGGGCATCCTGGGCGAGGCCGGCACCCTGGACCGGGAGAAGATGGCCGGACTGGTGTTCTCCGATCCCGCCAACCGGGAGCGGGTGGAGGCCATCCTCCACCCCCTCATCGAGACCCGGCTTTCGGACAAGCTGCGCGCGCTGCCCGCCGACGTCAAGGGCGTGGTGCTGGACGCGGCCCTGTGGGTGGAGCGGGGGCAGGCCCACATCTTCGACGCCCTGTGGGTGGTGGACGCCCCGGAGGAGATCCGCCTCAAGCGCCTCATGGAGCGCGACGGCCTGGACACGGCCCGGGCCATGGACCGCATCTACGCCCAGAGCGCCGGGGCCGAGAAGCTCCTGCACGCCGACCAGGTCTTCCACAACGACGGCCGCGACCTGGACGAGTCCCTGCACCGGGCCGAGGAGAACCTCCTGGCCCACTGGAAGACCGCCCGCAGCCGCAAGTGGCGCCCGCCCATGGCGGCCCCCTTCGACCCCGCCCAGCTGCGCGCCGTCCTGGAGGCCCTGCTGGGCCGGGGCGGCGACTACGGGGAGATCTTCGTGGAGCACCGCCGCGCCTGCGGCCTGGGCATGGACGACGGGCGCATGGAGGACGTGGCCGCGGGCGAGACCTTCGGCGTGGGCCTGCGGCTCATGGACGGGGAGACCACCCGGTTCGCCGACCTCATCGCCCCCACCGCCGAGGAGCTGCTGGACGCGGCCCACACCCTGGCCGCCCCCGGCGCCGGGGTGGCCGCGGAGATCCCCGAGCTGGTCCCCCAGCTCCTGCCCAAGCCCAGCCCCATCGAGCGGGAACCCACCGCGGTGCCCCTGCCCGAGAAGGTCGACCTGGTGCGCCGGGCCGAGTACATCGCCCGCCGGCGCGCGGAGGCCCTGCGTCCCGGCGCCCTGCGCCAGGTGGCCGTGGGCTACGGGGACAGCACCCAGAGCGTGTGGATCGCCTCCGCCGAGCGCGTGGACGGGGCCTGGAGCGCCACCCTCACCGAGGACCGCCGCATCCAGAGCGTCCTGCGCGTCAACGTCACCGCCGGGGCCGGGGACCTGCTCCAGACCGGGTACCAGGCCCTGGGCCAGACCCGGGGCTTCGAGCTGTTCCACTCCCAGGAGGTGGAGCGCACGGTGCACGAGGCGGTGCGCCTGGCCATCCAGGCCCTGGACGCCCAGCCCGCCCCCGCCGGCACCTTCCCCGTGATCCTCTCCTCCTCCGCGGGGGGCACCATGATCCACGAGGCCTGCGGCCACGGACTGGAGGCCGACCTGGCCCTGGCCGGGGTGAGCGCCTTCTCCGGCAAGCTGGGCCAGAAGGTGGCCGCCGACTCCGTCACGATCATCGACGACGGCACCCTGCCCCACAAGCGCGGGTCCTCGGCCTGCGACGACGAGGGCCGCGCCGCCCAGCGGGTGGTGCTCATCGAGAACGGCGTGCTCAAGTCCTACCTCCAGTCCCGCAAGACCGCCCGCAGGATGGGCGTGGAGCCCACGGGCAACGGCCGCCGGGAGAACTACCGCCACATCCCCATCCCCCGCATGCGCAACACCTTCCTGGCCCCGGGCCAGGAGGACCCCCAGGCCATCCTCAAGGACCTGGACCGGGGGCTCCTGGTCAAGCACATGGGCGGAGGCCAGGTGGACACGGTCACGGGCAACTTCGTCTTCCAGGTCACCGAAGGGTACTGGGTGGAAGGCGGCGTCGTGCGCCACCCCGTGCGCAACGCCACCCTCACGGGCTGCGGGCCCACGGTGCTCAAGGAGATCACCCGCATCGGGCGGGACCTGGACCACTTCGACATCGGCACCTGCGGCAAGGACGGCCAGGGCGTTCCCGTCTCGGACGCCCTGCCCACCATCCTCTGCCCCGCCCTGGTGGTGGGCGGCACCGCCGAACCCTTTCCCAGCGTCATCTAG
- a CDS encoding macro domain-containing protein — translation MVSRLKLQLGDITAMDTEAVVNSTDETLAAGGPVHVAIHRAAGPGLEAECQGVGDCPPGEARLTGGHNLASPYVIHTVAPTWQDGGGAETEILASCYVSALTLAKAHGIRSVAFPSIGSGIQPQIPLEVAAPVAVKAILGFLDANELPAQVFMVCFNAQTYQAHQKALKEALP, via the coding sequence ATGGTTTCGCGTCTGAAGCTCCAGCTGGGCGACATCACGGCCATGGACACCGAGGCGGTGGTGAACTCCACTGACGAGACCCTGGCGGCGGGGGGCCCCGTGCACGTGGCCATCCACCGCGCCGCGGGCCCCGGCCTGGAGGCCGAATGCCAGGGGGTGGGCGACTGCCCCCCGGGCGAGGCCCGCCTGACCGGGGGCCACAACCTGGCCTCCCCCTACGTCATCCACACCGTCGCCCCCACCTGGCAGGACGGCGGCGGCGCCGAGACCGAGATCCTGGCCTCCTGCTACGTGAGCGCCCTCACCCTGGCCAAGGCCCACGGCATCCGGTCCGTGGCCTTCCCCAGCATCGGCTCCGGCATCCAGCCCCAGATCCCCCTGGAGGTGGCCGCCCCGGTGGCCGTGAAGGCGATCCTGGGCTTCCTGGACGCCAACGAGCTCCCCGCCCAGGTCTTCATGGTCTGCTTCAACGCCCAGACCTACCAGGCCCACCAGAAAGCCCTCAAAGAGGCCCTACCCTGA